In Zingiber officinale cultivar Zhangliang chromosome 6A, Zo_v1.1, whole genome shotgun sequence, a single genomic region encodes these proteins:
- the LOC121994356 gene encoding uncharacterized protein LOC121994356, translating into MAPNGEMLVASKNNLEARRPRRMSMEGLQRAVSDLSFMLGKDAAVENAAALPAISEVEEAKCECCGVSEECTPEYIRRVRDKFGAGRWICGLCSEAVEEEMAKNGGRKKEAVEAHLAVCGRFRRIGRTQPVLLQAEAMREILRKSSSRAKSISPRNSSSNKDVKKGGQITRSTSCIPAITKEMMNK; encoded by the coding sequence ATGGCGCCTAACGGAGAGATGCTCGTCGCTTCCAAGAACAACCTCGAGGCTCGCCGCCCTCGCCGGATGTCCATGGAGGGCCTGCAGCGCGCCGTGTCCGACCTCTCGTTCATGCTCGGGAAAGACGCGGCAGTCGAAAATGCGGCTGCGCTCCCGGCGATCAGCGAGGTGGAGGAAGCCAAGTGCGAGTGCTGCGGCGTGTCGGAGGAGTGCACGCCGGAGTACATCCGGCGGGTGCGGGACAAGTTCGGCGCCGGGCGGTGGATCTGCGGTCTGTGCTCGGAGGCGGTGGAGGAGGAGATGGCGAAGAACGgcgggaggaagaaggaggcagTGGAGGCCCACTTGGCCGTCTGCGGCCGGTTCCGGCGGATCGGCCGGACCCAACCGGTGCTACTGCAGGCCGAAGCCATGAGGGAGATCTTGAGGAAGTCGTCGTCGAGGGCGAAGTCGATCAGTCCGAGGAATTCCTCTTCCAACAAGGACGTCAAGAAAGGGGGACAAATAACGAGGAGCACGAGTTGCATTCCGGCCATCACCAAGGAGATGATGAACAAGTGA